The sequence GTTGTTCCAATCAGTGAGTAAAGTTTTTTCTTAACAAGTCGAAATCCTGAGCTTAGGATCAGAGTTCTCCTGAAACCAGAGGAGAAGCGACCTCTACTAAAGAAAAAGTCCCTGAAGCTAGTCCatgagcagttctcctgcttaaACACAAGTGTAAGCTCAAAAGTAGGCACCACGCTAGAATCACACACAATCCTATCCAGctttttacatacattttcaatTTCCAAGTTCACGTGCATCACACAACCTCGCAAGCCACAGGGCTCCGTCGAGGAAAGCCGCAGGACATCTTGAGCAATTCTCTGGGTCAGTTTCTCAGGGACAAGGACCTTTGAGCAACCAAGTTTAGTTTGCTTTGATTTGGACAGACAGTTCTCCAGCATTTTAACCAAATTCTGGCAAGTTGATTCCTCAAATATTACCTCGTTGAGGTTGGGTTCAGGAACAACATAATCCCAGTAGTCAAAATCTGTAAGAAATGGGAGTTTTCTttttagatacagaaaaaaaaaaaaattaagagtagaAAAAAACACCAAGATATCAACATCAGTTATCTCTATCTACCATGTCTGcctttttcttgtatttgtttcAGAGTCGGCTGACCTCAATTAGCTGTTAACTAGCTAGGTAATATAGCAAATAATTTAAGCTCTCATGAATGAAAGTTCATGTATGAAATAATGGTTGAGATAAATCGAGTGGATAGGCTATAAccacttttctttaaatttatgtgTACACAAAACACAATCGTAAAGACTATGCATCAAAAATCTACTTGTGATTATCCCAGATTattgctgattttcttttctttcctgctacTTGCTTATGGgggttttctaattttgttttacagaaaACACGCATTACTTCTGGAATAAAAAGTTATAACTTTGTTTTTTGGACTAAGGGGTTGTTACTTTCTAACTCTAGGAATACAtgtattgtaaaataaataaataatttttactattatGCTTAAAGTCCATGAACTTGAAGAGTTATATTGAAGATCTATCaaatttgtgtctttctttaaGTCTTTACTGGAGTGGCCTGTAGGTCCCAATTTTAGCTTTAAcctctttaattaaaaattgcGCAGAGAAGACCTTTGAGGTTCATGAGGATATTTATAACCGGCTGGGTGGTTTTTCTTAgccaagcaaaacaaaatagtcctagggaaataaaattagattGGCTCAAAGGAAAAGAGATAGCTCTGCATTTGGTCACCTACACCTCAAATTAATCCTACCCCTTGGCAGGATGCCACACCACACGGAGTCAAATGAACAAGGTGCAGGCAGATGCCCTCCCAGCTCCTCTCCCTAAGCCTACTCCACCTTCATCTGCTACTGGCTTTTCCTCTCCACTTCATGTAATTTTGGAGTTCTGGCCTATAAATTAGGTCATCAACCACTTCACCTTGAAAGGAGAAAAACACGAAGAGCTTAAGCAGTTTATCTGTGCTCTTACAGCTCTTTATAGTGGCAGAGCAGTGTCGTCACTTAGAAACTGCTGTTAAAATTGCGAATGACAGCAAGTCAAGCACCGCTGCTGTTCAACAGTTTCCTTCTCacattaaaaatggaataatggGTATATCCACGACTGAAAATCCTACTCAGTAATAAACATGAACACACTGATTTAAGCAACAACATAAgagaatcttaaaaacattagGCTGCgggaaagaaaccagacacaaaagaatacctACTGTATGGTTCCACTTACCTAAAGGCAAAACTAACTTGGAATGATAAAAATCAGATCAGTAGTTCCCTGGAGTCAGGGGAGAGTGAGGAATACCTTGCAAACGCGTGCGTCGGAATTCAGGGGGAGGGGCGATAATTGATTACAGGGTAAATACATTTGCTACAACACACATAACTGTTCTTCACAATCATGTAAGATAAGGAACTTAATCCCAAAGGGCCTACTGGCACCAGACTAGAAAGTTGCAGCCCTCGGGTATTCTACTTTTGCTACTTTTGTTTCTATCACGGAGAGAAGATGttagaaaatttggaaaggagTCTCCTCAGATGGATTTTGTGGCACTCCCTACGTAGAAGTAGGGGAGGAAGTCGAAAGCCCGCCCACCCAATAGATCGAGAGGCACCGACCTTGGGAGGGGAGAAGGGTGGGCAGCGGGGACACTCACCACTTAGCAGGCTCTCTGGATGATAGCCACAGTCCAGCAATTCTGAAATGCTGGCCGGGTTCTTGCTGCTCAAACTGCCAGTTGCAACCATGGTCAACGGCTCTGTTTCCCTCGCGAGGCGCAAGGGCCTTTCCTGAGCGCTGGAaaaaatgaagcgagaagagacgGATTTGCAAAAGCAGGCGAGTCGTGCAGAGGCTCCTAAAATGCCCGGCATCGCGGGAGCGAACTAGCGGAGGAACTCCTTTACCAAAGGGGAGGAACCGGCCTCTGCAACTCAATTTGACAAAGCCCTGGGAGCGGAGCCGCCAACTACAGCCGCAACCTGAAACTAACCCAACAGTTCGCAAAACTTGGAAGCGACCTGCCCCGCGGTGCGCCCCCCGGCCCCGCTGCCCCCACCAAGGCCGCAGCTTCGCTCACCTGCCGGGAGTTCCCGGGGGCCGACGCGCTCGCTGCTGGGTAAACACAGGCAGGTGCCTTCTTAGGAGTCTCCTCTCCCGGGGACTCGATGACCTGCAGACCCCAGCAGCCAGCGGCACCCTGCTCACCCGTCCCCGACCACCCTGCGCCGGCTCCTCTCAGTAGCATAGCCTCCGGGGCAGCAAGAACTTTATAGGTCCAGTCCCACCCTGCCCAGGCCCGCCCACCTGCACCGCCCCTCCCCGGCCggcgccccgcccctcccctcccgAGTCTGGTCCCCTTTCAACCCCTACACTTCCAGGGAGCCCGAGCCTAGCCGCAGGGAGTTGAGGATAAGCCTGTGGTAGGGCGGACACCTGTTGCTTCCAGGGTAGAACTCAGGCCACTGTGACCGCAATTCCGGGTGCACGACTCGTCAAAGCCTGAACCTGATTCTTCAGTGCGACCCCTCCCCGAGCGTCCGCGCTTTCACACTCAGGCTGTTCCCGGCAGCGGGAAGCTTTAAGCGATCTGTGTATTTCCTTGTCCTGAGGCTTTGCTGTGTCATCCTGAACACTTGGTTTAAATCTGTTGCAACGTCCACTGAGCATCATTTATGCACTTATTTCTGGCCTCTAACCCAGTCAACTctactctgcctcccagggtttcTGTATCCTCCTCTGCTGCACATGGTCAGATCTAGTTTTCCTTTCCCGCATCGAAGGCTCGCCAGCATTTTAAGAAGGGCCTTAATGACCCCATGCACTCCGTGGCTCCCTGGCATCATTTGTGCACTTACATCTGTGGCTAATGCGTTTTCTCCGCAGGAAGGGTGAGCCTGGCACTCTTCTAATTAGACCTTGCCCCAGAGCGCAGGGAGCTTGAATTGAGCGGGAGTTTGCCAAGAAACACACAACACCATTAGTAGGATATAAGGTACTCCTCTATCCGTGCATCATTGAGAACAACTGTCATTTCCGGAGGCAGAAGTTTCTGGCGAGCCCTGTTGGGAAGATCTTTGGTTTGGGATGTTTTGAAGAGGTTTCAGAGACTGAAGATAAAGAGTTTTATATTCTGCTGGGGATCAGCAGATAATCCCTGTGAGGGCTCCGTGTGGTCCTGCACAGGAACACACAGAGGGGCAGAGGAGCCCTGGAAAGAGGCAACATGCCCTCACAACCCATGAGCAAGATGCCaaacctgatttttttcttccaaagttaTTAAGCCACGGTTTTCTCGCTTTGGTGTGCCAGTAGGAGATGATCTGTTCGGAGAGTCAGCTTGGGGTGGGTTAGGGGATGCCTGGAAGGAGAAGGTTGTTCATACAGTAGAGATCCTAGTGTTGGCTCCCAGGTCCTCTAGGATTATGTGTAGAAGGATTTGCAGGTTAGAACCTTGAAAGGCAGTTTCAGCTGTCCTggcataaaactcttagaaaaacaacaacataagGGGTATAGAGGGTGTGATAAACAGATCAGTGGGAGGACATTCGGACGCAGAGCAGCAGAAATTAAAGCCAGCTTGACAGTCCATTTTTAACTCAGTTCAGGCAGCTGCACTGCCTGAAGGTCAGGCGAGCCAAGGAAGGAGATGCTGATAGGCTGGTCTTTGAAGGCCAGTTTCCACTTCTACTTCAATAAacagaaaagtggaaaataaacaaGCCCATTTAAGCCAATTAAAAAGCGGTTTCAGTGGCTAGCGTGTTCAGGACCAATGCATGGGCCCATGGTCAGGTGTTGGATGCCAGCTGCCTGACAGTCAGTCCCTGGGCAGGCCACAGAGCCTCTTGTCCTTGTCTGGGCAGCATTACTAATGAGGCTGCCACTTAACCTGCCTCCAAGGagaattattagaattaataaaatgaGTGGTCTGAACCAATACTagtgaaataaagaaattacTCATTTCAATTTCCTTAGGGTATTTAGGCATAACTCATAAACTAAATGCCCCCATAGGGCCAGAAAGATTATTGGAACTTATAGAAAGTAGTAGTTGCTCTTGGCTCACCTGACTAACTGAAATTTTGCAAAGCCCTTTGGGATTTGACTTCAGAAAACAATTTACTTATGTACAAAAGACTTCAAATAATATCTTCTTGGCTGAATGGGCCTTGCTCTCAGGACTTATAGGGCATAAGGAATGATTGAGGTAAAACATGTACCAGGAATAATTAAGAATGTCCTTTTTTATCTACTTAAAAGTGTAGAAAATCCATTCTATCACCAGTTTGCATCTTCACAAGGTTAAACAGAacggattttttaaaaatttgaagcatagggaagaattaggaaaaactaagTGCCATTATAGGCTGAGTGCAAGGTGACATAGTCTATCAGATTTCAGAAAAATGTGGATACAGTCAATTATTTATAACTGAAAGTTCACATTGGGGAACTTCAGGTGTTTATTAAGTGCAGTGATAAAGAAGTTTGTTTTATTGCTCTTTCATTATATCCTCTAACTAATATTATATAAACAGTTTGTAGGAGTGCTTACTGGAAATAGTTGTGTATGAATAGAAAATCTAGTCAGTTAAATAATTTGATTTCCTTTCATACACCAGTGTATTATGAGAAACTATCTAAATCATAGGCAAAGCCTTTAACGTAAGCATGCTTGCTTTTTTATTACTATTCCCAGTCCTTGGCAAATAATGATCTCTTCCATAGTGACATACAAATATCATTAAACAAGTATATAGATTTTTcagtctggtttctttcactaaGAGTGATAACATTTGAAATTCATCCAGATTGTTGCGGGtattggtagtttcttttttgttttgttttgttttgttttgtttttaatttctgagtACAGTTTCATTGCACAGctatgccacaatttgtttatccatttaccggTTGAAagacatttcagttgtttccagtttttgatatTAAAGATAATCTCATTATGTATACATTTGCTTAAAGGTTTGTATATGAACATAACATGTTCATTTCTCCGGGATAAATACCTAACAGTGAAATGCTGAGTCTTATGGTAAagtgtgtttaattttataagaaacttagctaggtgtggtggcatgtgcctgtagtcccagctactccagaggctgaggaaggaagaagctcgagcccaggaggtcaaggctgcgatgagctgtgatggcgccactgtactccagcctgtgagacagagcaagaccttatctcaaaataatactaataatttcataagaaactgctaaaatgattttcaaaatggCTGTTCCATTTTGtcttccaccagcaatgtatgagtgttcCAGGTGCTTCAtatcctggccagaacttcatgctgtcatcttttaatttttttttttttaatttaggccCTTTTAATAGAATGTAACAGTagctcattgtggctttaattttaatttctcctaCAACCCCTGTTGTTCAACATCTTTTTATAAGCTTATTTGCCACccttatatcttctttggtgaactATATACTCAAATCTGTtgcctatgtattttttttttttttgaggcggagtctcactctgtcacccaggctggagtgcagtggcgcaatctcggctcattgcaagctccgcctcccgggttcacgccattctcctgcctcagcctctccgagtagctggactacaggccccgccaccacgcctggctaatttttttgtatttttagtagagacagggtttcaccatggtctcgatctcctgacctcgtgatctgcccgcctcggcctcccaaagtgctgggattacaagcgtgagccaccgcgcccagcctgcctaTGTATTTTTATGGAATTATTTGTTTCCCTATTATTGAGCTTGAGAGGTCTTTATGTGTTCTGGATATAAGCCCTTTAttagatatgtgttttgcaaatgttttctctgtctgtggtttgtgtttttattctgaCAGCATCTtttggagaaaaatttaaaattatggtaaTGTCTAATTTACTATAATTTTAAGGGGCATATTTTTGGTGTCATGTCCAAGAAATTTTTGTCTAAGtgaaggtcacaaagatttttgttgtagattttcttctatgtgttttatagttttacatttatgaGTATGATCTATTTTAGTTACTTTTTGCATATGATACAAGGTCtgaattcaaacttttttttacatatagatttccagttgttccagcaccgtTTGTTAAAAACCAATGCTTTTTCTATCGAATTGCCTTTgcatttttgtgaaaaatcaattgCTCATGTATAGTTACTCTATTTCTAGTATTTATTCTATACCGTGAATCTACATGTCTGTCTTTTCACCAGTATTATACCGTTATAATACATCCTGAAATCAGATAGTGTTGAGTCttctaaattttttctctttcagaagtattttgacttttttattcttatggattttcatatatatttagaatcagcttgtggatttcaaaagaaaatgtctacttggatttgaatggaattgctTTGCATCCAGATTACCTTAGGGGAAATTTGCATCTTAATTCTATTGAGTTTTCCAACAATAGACATGATGTAGCTCTCTATTCAgatcttctctgatttcttttattagAGGTTTACAGTTTTCAGCACAGAACCtgcatatattttgttagatttatagctaagcattatgtttttgatgctattttaaaattacaatttctaACTGTTTATTGCTagcatatggaaataaaatagaaatacagaaatactaTCTAGAAATGCAGAACTGCAATGTACAAAATAAACTTgaccttgttttttttccttcttgctaatatcacttattagttctactAAGTTTTTGGTAAGTTCTTCGAGATTTTCTCCACAAGCAATCACGTTCTCTAAAAATAAGGAcagtttggccgggcgcagtggctcacgcctgtaatcccagcactttgggaggccgaggtgggcggatcacgaggtcaggagatcgagaccatcctggctaagacggtgaaaccctgtctctactaaaaatacaaaaagttagccaggggaggtggcgggtgcctgtaatcccagctactcgggaggctgaggcaggagaatggcgtgaacaggGGTAGGGGGACGGAGGggacaggggtgggggtggagcctacagtgagccgagatcgcgccactgcacttcagcctgggtgacagagcgagactctgtctctaaataaataaataaataaataaaaataaggacagTTTTAGTTTTATCCCATTcattccaatctggatgcctttattttattttttttccttttactgcaCTGACAAGGACCTCAAGTACAGTGTTGAATATGAGTAGTAAGAGaggacattcttgccttgttcacATTCTGagagggaaagcattcagtccTTCCTCACTGACTATGAAGTTAGCTGGAAGTATTTTTGAGATGCTCACtttcaagttgaggaagttctccaCAATCCCTCTTTGCTGAGAGGTTTTATCGTGAGTGGATGTTAaactttgtcaaatattttctctgcatcTTGTGAGACGATTATATGGTTTTCTACTTTAATTTATTGATATGGTGAATTATAtctattgatttaaaaatgttcaaccaGATTTACATTTCCTGACATATTTAATCACGGTATGttatcttctttttattcttgaatccacttgctcatattttgttgaggactttcaCTTCGATTTCAGTAATATTCCTCCTGTTTCATGAGGAATATAATTGGgagttttctctcctttcttcttttcttgtagtatctttgtctggcttgggtgtcagtaccatgctggccttattgaattatttttatacagtCTTTCTTCCTCTTGTATTTCCTGGGAGAGTTTACGTAGAATTGGTGTTCatgcttttcagtttaattttaaataccaTGTCCTTGGAAAGATTTTCCTAACATTCCAATCTAAATTAGATTCCATCTtttagtgtcttttttctttgtacgTTTTATTATAACTTATAattataagtatatacatataatttaggCTTATTTCTGTAATGTTTTCATCTTGTTCCAAGAGTCCAGGCCCATTTCTCTGTTGTTCACCATGATATGCTCATTCTTTGCACAGCGTCTGATACTTTATAATTattggctgaatggataaatgaatctCTAGAGTTTAACAAatgtcattatttattattacagAGGTATTATACCCATAATTGCTTACTATGTATGTGTGTAACTACTGTAGTGCCAAGGAAAGCACTTAACACACAGTCTTAATGGGTACTAAAAAACATAATATTGAAATAGAACTAGATCACTGCTTACATAGTGAATTATAATGTAGAGCAAGAATTTCCATAAATTACTTTAATCCtgataaaaatgcttttatattttgtcatgtgttttgaaaaaaacacaaaattttgtGAAATGTTAGATCTCACATTTAGCCTtagtatgaaaaaaatagaataatttagtAGAAATGAGATTTTAGTTATTTAGCTTTCAAAGATCAAATATGataaatttaaatgaagaatTCATGTTATACAATACTTTGAGTATtttctaactttcttttttcaaataaaatctacaaaatatGCTTTGGTAACACAGATAGCAATTTGTCAGAGCAGGAAACTACAGAGCATATGGTCCCAATTTTGGGGCACAGAAGCAGCCTTACCTGCTGAGGCATACAAA comes from Nomascus leucogenys isolate Asia chromosome 9, Asia_NLE_v1, whole genome shotgun sequence and encodes:
- the DDIT4L gene encoding DNA damage-inducible transcript 4-like protein, whose translation is MVATGSLSSKNPASISELLDCGYHPESLLSDFDYWDYVVPEPNLNEVIFEESTCQNLVKMLENCLSKSKQTKLGCSKVLVPEKLTQRIAQDVLRLSSTEPCGLRGCVMHVNLEIENVCKKLDRIVCDSSVVPTFELTLVFKQENCSWTSFRDFFFSRGRFSSGFRRTLILSSGFRLVKKKLYSLIGTTVIEGS